The region CTGTTATATATTCAGAAAGGAAGCTATTTTTGCTGGATGGCAACGAGAAACagtctcccctcttctcccaggATTAATCTTTCTCAGATGAAACCTTTAACAACATAGTTTGTCAGGAAAGAGGGTGATTAAAGAGAGAGACAACGgccaaagagaaaaatgagtgaACACATCCTTGAAGGAGTTTGCTGCACAGCCAGAGTGTGTGTGCTAAGGAGAAACACTCTGGGTAATTCCAGTAGGACATACTGACTTCGtctagaaacaaaaggaagaacagaGTAAGGACaaagtttataaaagaaatctCAAGATGCTACTTGATAGAACCAGATTATTAGAGGGTCAAAAAAAATCCTAAAGATGCTAAGAAACCTGCCACCACCGTTGgtaaacataaaaaattattcaatatagcagagggaaaaataaaagtatattatcTTCTTTATTGTTATATTGCCATGTGAATGGTTACTATGACTGTATTAACAACtaattcaaagttttaaaaaaatgagattataTCTAACTAGTACCAGACATTAAAGCACTGTACTGTTCTAACTTAACACTTTTAAGGCTGAAATTATAATACAAATCTTTAGTTAATATATAAATGGTAGAAATTATAGATTTTCATGATTAATTACTGTAGAATATCAGGAAATCAAACCATTCCCTCAaaacagtggttttcaatcttcctaatgctgtgaccctttaatacacagtttctcatgttgtagtAACTCCCactcataaaatcattttcattgctattctataactgtaattttgctgctgttaagaatcataatgaagatatttgtgttttccaatggtcttaggcaacctctgtgaaaaggtcattccaTGCCcctaaaggggtcacaacccacaggttgagaataaCTGCCTCAAAccgtctttctttctctgctttatttagGCTCTGATTCTGAACAACAACAAGCTAACAAAGATTCACCCAAAAACCTTTCTAACCACAAAGAAGTTGAGAAGGCTGTATTTATCCCACAATCAACTAAGTGAAATTCCACTTAACCTTCCCAAATCATTAGCAGAACTCAGAATTCATGATAATAAagttaagaaaatacaaaaagacaCGTTCAAAGGAATGAATGCTTTACATGTATTGGGTAAGTTTTCCCAATGAATGGGACATCTTGAAATTGTAATTAACAGccaaatttaaattattaattttcaaagtaatttcATAAATTAATCTTTCAATCTACTAAGCTACTTATAAACTAAAGTGTGAAAAATtacaggacacaaaggaaagctTTGTGATGCTGTCTCTCTTTTTCAAGAACTTTGTGACACACTTTGTTCTGCTTTTGGGACCTGAACCCTAATTAATAAAACCTATTAAATTTAAAGATAGTATTTGAATATAGTGTATAAATTACTCAAATATGTAcaaaattaattcttttattatttggaaTACAAATCTAATTTTGGATACATTTTAAgactattaatattttattatataatttaagtctcgctattttatttgtattgttctTCATACAACTATGCCATCTGCCTGCAACAGTCCTTCAAACACCTGGACAAGGTTCATGCTCATATGTTCTCTTAATCAAAACCTAGTACTTATGAAACATCCtcttacatttcttttaaatttctatttataatttttatatgatattttaaaaattaagaggcAGAGCTAGGAGATAGCTCAGgaagtaaagtgcttgctgcacatatctgagaacctgagtttgatctccagaatccacattaaaaagttgggcatggtagATGTATACTTATAATCCCAGAGTTGAACAAGCAGAGATGTGCAGATACCTATGGCTCGTGGCCAGCTAGCTTAGCCTACCTagcaggaaaaacaaaatctcaacaAACAAATCTAAGGTGGCTATGTGCAATTAATTTATGCCAATTTAAAACACCATTAAAAATGTGGACAGCATCTAAAGAATGATTTCCAAGATGaagctctggcctccatgagcatgTGCATACAGCACAAAATTTAGGAGatcacaaaatagaaaacacaaatacCTTGAATTATTtagagggtgttttttttttcctactgcaATATTATCATAAACTGACTAAATCTTCAAGCTCATGGCATACTGGAAGGTAATGCTACTTAGTagttcaaaacaaataaaaacaaaaaagaatttattgTATATTCCAGTTCACAAAATTCAAAACAGTGTTTCTGCGGTTGAAAAAAGAGCAAACagaatctacatgggaagtagaaagtagaaaaagacaagatctcctgagtaaattgggagtataaggaccttgggggaggtttggagcagagggaagggcgaggcagggaaaaatgtagagctcaaaaatatcaataaaaatgtataataataataataataataataataataataataataataataataataataataaaaagagtaaaaagaagtAGGTATACTGAGTGGAAATGAGTACCAAGACACATTTTCCCAATATTCTTCAGATGTCTTGTCTGCATTATGAGTTTTCATGATTTTAACAGGTGTGCTGAGTTATGTCATTTATTTCACAGAAATGAGTGCAAACCCTCTTGATAACAATGGAATAGAACCAGGAGCATTTGAAGGGGTGACAGTATTCCATATCAGGATTGCTGAGGCAAAACTAACCTCAATCCCAAAAGGTTTGTATTTGAAGGTACCATCTTTCAATGAGCATACATCATTATATGGTATTATCACACTTAACCTGTAATACTTAAAACTTTCTAGTATATACTGTCAGACTACATTATAAACAGAAACCCCAGTGCCAGTGTATCTGATCAGAGGATGAAATTTAGTACTTTTTCACATACAAACGTAAGTAGTGATCTTTTTGACAACATTACATCATAATCTTTTTCCCAGTAGGAATAAACATTGAAAAGCAATgagctttttattttccttctcttttctgacaTTTACTCTTCAAAACCTGTCAATCCATGAAGTTCTGTAGAGATAGAGAATTCTGTAGagtaaaaaggagagaaagtagAAGGGATGAAACCTTAGCTCTGCTGCTGCAGCTGAGGTGAACAGACTCTGGAAGGCCAGATGGGGGCAGCACTGGCTTTGGCAAGAAGAATATGTCATAAAGGGCTCTGGGACATCTTCCCAGGGATATGGTGAAGATTAATGTGTTACACAGAAAGGCTTGAAGACGGTATCTGAGACATAGTTATGACAACAGTCTCACTAGAAGGAGCCTTGCATCAGTACAGATTAATGGGACCTGAAGCAGCACTCCAAGGAGAAATGCACCTTCACTGTCCTAGAGAACTTACATCCAAACTTGCTACCTGATCACTAGCTGGGGACCGACTGCCTTTATTGGAACTCAGGCTCACAATCTTGTTTTCCTCATCTCCAACAAAGGAGATTATTAACTGGATCAAAAACATACCATATtaataacattttccaatttcgAACAGTAGTAATTCACTATCTACCAGTAAAAATAGCAACTTAGCCTGTTCTATTACTCTGATCCAAagtgaacaaaacaaacataaataagagTATAAGATACAGTGAAATTATTATCTTAATACAAATCAACttagatggggctggagagatggctcagtagggtttacagcactggctgctcttccaaatgacccaggttcaattcctagtgctCAAATGGCCATTTACAACCAACCCTATTATGGTTTCCTCAGGTACCAGGGCTTGCATGTGGCGCATAGACATACATAGGGGCAAAACccatataaattaaattttaaaaaatcaattatctttcacatatttgaaaaatatataaagtaaaagtCGGAAGATAATTTTCCTCCACAAGGAAGAACCAGTTTAATCCACACCTACAGACATAAATCACCTTTATTTAGAGTTAAATAAAGTGGGTGTTCACTAAAAACCTAAAATCTTGTAATTTTTGGAGCagtgacataaataaataaataaataaataaataaataaataaataaagtgagtcTATCCAGTAGTTCAAAGCATACATTTCCTTTCTCGGATGTAAGTTAGCATAGAGTACAGAGAGGCCAGAGCAAGGAAAGCAGTGAAGGCAAAGAGGCGGGGGTGGGCAAAGGAAGAGTTGATGGGTAGGAATAAGCAGCCTATGAATGATATCAGTGGTTATGGCCATTCTTTCCTATACTAAATATACTGTAATTACAATTTCCCTCAAATATCaaaacataatttaatttttaatattatttcagagcttaaaaattatttctttacagACAAACCAAATCAAATGCATCAATTTACAGAACTATTCTGTCACTATCTCCCTGGCATTAAGAAACTATTTcttaaggggggctggagagatggctcagaggttaagagcactgactgctcttccagagcttcTGAGGTTCAATTtgcagcaatcacatggtggctcacaaccatctgtaatgagatatggtgctctcttctggcctgcagggatacatgcaggcagaacactaaatacataataaatattttttcaaaaattaaactaTTTCTTGAAAACAAAGTTATTCCCTGAAATATGACAGTCATCATGTCAAACTTCTATCCTAATAGAACTTGCAGCTATTCCAGAGCGAGTCTTATTGGGAAGAGTTGGCAGGAGGAAAGTAGGAAGATGccttctttcctgtgtgtgtgggaAATTCTACTGCATGTGGATGGGGAGTAGTTTGTGGTAGGACAGATATTCCTATCCTTAAGATAACTTAATAACTGTCAACAGCAGACGGGCTTTTGCTAGACCCACATCTCTGCATTATCTCCACTCATGCCTCTCTTAGAAGCTTTGCCCCATTCTGCTTTCTGGTCATCCACATTCCTCATGTCATAAGGACAATGGGCCCTTAAGTTCATTAAGCTCCCCATTGAGTTTACTCTTCTCCAGCTTCCTACAGTCCACTCCAGAATAGGCTGATAGAGGACATTATCTAGTAGTTCATCAGAGTATTAATTCTTTGGTGACAGGCCCTTTGATAACTGAAAGTAACATAGTCATTGCATAAATATAACCAAAGTCAAGCAAAAACACAAGAAATTATAATCCTGTCAATTTAGAAAACTTTTTCActctagtttatttatttttttggttcctgtcctggaactagctcttgtctagtttacttttaaattcaaattaaattctggattcaaaaataaatttagccATAAAGTCTGATaatgaaaagatattttaatttattcatcagTTTCTAACATTAATTGAAATGTTTCAGCAAAAGTTAAAAGTGGGAAGTTTTTTGAGAAAGGTAACTAGAACCACAGGTTGACAAATAATACACTGATATATGACCACCAGAGTGAGGTTTGCTTGAGTGCCTGGGTCAGTCTCTTTCATACCAAGAGGAAAAGGACAAGAACAGATGTTGATAGGTCACCTGTCATGTGCCAGGGCACTAAAGTGCTGCaatggactaaatattgcaaaagaataaaatcctGTATACTGATGATGTTAAGAAACAAACGACTTAACAGGTAACCTCTGGACATTGTATGAGTTTGCCTGAAAGAGTCAAACTTGCCTACTGCTTTTTCTGTAGAAAATTTTACAAAGTAAATACTTAATCACAAAATTATTGAGAAATAATTCCAGCTAATAAATCCATAAGTAAAGACAATATAATAAAGCCACCAAAGCCTAGTACAACAGTGTACATGTAGTACTAGGAATTTGGAAGCTAAGGTAGTTCTCTGGCTTGCAACCAGGAATTTGTGGCCAACCTAGGATTTTAGGTGAATACCACCTCAATTACCTTTTTCAATTTTAGTAAAGAAGAGTTCAAGGCAGCAACTACAAatgctgttgtttgcttgtttttactctttactcttttggtctttgggggcctgccacccagatCCCAAGTAAAcaacacatggagacttattcttacttttcagtgcctggtcttagcttggcttgtttttctagccagcttttcttaaattatcccatcttttgcctctgggcttttatcctTATCTATTTCTGtctacctttattttttcttagggGCTTGCCAGGTGGCtagcccctgatgtcctcctcctccttgttctctcttgctccttctttctttctctttcatagaTTTCTTCTCTTAGCCTTCCAgctccacctatcctttctcctgccctaATATTCGCTGTagacctctttttaaaatttatttatttatttattttgtatacaatattctgtgtgtgtttgcagaccagaagagggcagcagacctcgttacagatggttgtgagccaccatgtggttgccaggaactgaactcatgacctttggaagagcaggcaatgctcttaaccactgagtcatctctccagcccccatgttgAGCTCTTtttatcaggtgttttagacaggcaaagaattacAGCTTCACaactaaacaaatgcagcataaacaaaagtaacacactttaaaataacattctacaacatttccccctttgtaACACACTACCGCCTATTCTATGTTCTAAGTGCTATGGTAAAGCTCCCcagtcaggcaaggggctggagactgaaacacacacccacacacccacatacagagacatggttcatccttgaaacaagaacaCCAAGAATGCCAACTTGAACCCAAAACTCCCACTTTACTGTGTTatagggcagcttatatagggtggTTCCTTAACTGATGGCCACACCCCAACTCTATGCAAGcctaccagaaaccactcccctgccatcagaaactcctagagcagctgcaagcagaggaaaacaagtttgTCAGAGCAGCTACAAGCATTGTTTACTGCAGCAGGCAGGGGTCATAGGAAACTCAGGGTCAGAGGGTCCACAGTCCCCCAaacccctttttgtctaaataaaaatgaaaggttttaactttaacatagtaaaactatatacaacaaaacagttatcaagtaggaattaatttacaatattcagtccatttgcatttagCAAATTCAGAAAAATACTGCATTATGTATCTCATCTTACtgaatccaaagttttatacctaacttactttctttcataattaatgaaaactgcaactataactatctagtcttcaactccatccaaAACCCCAGAAGGAATTAAAATTGCTTAAGTGATCAGGTAgggcattgcaagcaacttccaagacTCTAAAAGTAGCAGACATCTGAatacctagacagtcacccaaagcttCTCTGCAAtgctggggcatccattttcagcctacaggcctagagtatctgacagTCTTTTCACTGTTCTGCCTTGTATTGGCAAAGTTTGTCAGTCGTTTtcctctgtgccctgcagaatgtctggcagactgttctgtgaagcaggaacactgaaggactGTGCCACCTTGTTTTGGGGAAGTTCAGCAGTTACTTTCCTGTGGGTTTTGCATGTCCAGTCTGGGTAGCACATAGTCAAGCAGTCAagacaaaagcagtttcttgcccaaatgtctaatcTTGTCACCATGAAAGCAAACTCCTATCaagtttcttcgatgcccatcatccttttatgaagtaaATTCGTACCGCCAGGAGAAGATGTgtgttattggcataaaagcactaagttaacaaaacattttaaatgccatattctgtaggttttgaAGTATTTGAGAACTATCTAtcttctaaaatatatctatttaaccttgaaaacataccaatgtgactacaagtttaattATTATACATTAACTACTAACCTCATTTCTcatttatacattatatttttaaatgaacagaaTAAGCACAATAGCccaagtaagaaacacacatatacacacataaacataactttaaatttttatccatatacaaaatccatgccaatgcaaaatatctgagactaatagttgtctttttatcctaaaTAACAAACATCTATGACCACGAAATAAGCAAACACCATCCACACCTCCCAATTCTTGGGAATGTGGATTTTGTGTTctttaaactgcttcctgctgaatgtggGTGAAGGCATCTTTTGGGTCCCAGAGAGAAAAATGAGGTAAGAACTAAGTTCTGGGAAGACCAGCTATAACTTATGTTAACAGATATCACCTGTCAAGTTTCAGGAGATCTCCCTTGATCAAAACTTATCCATATCAATCTAGAAGGAATCCATAGTCTGATgacagaagtcacaaaataatcccacaccagttcataattatgaataataaagggttatttatttaaggaaaaacttacagataagtgtcctagataacagtcctctgcacaaacaggaacagagtctagcagcaggaagagagggagtaCCTGTTTACAGCTGTTTTTACAGTATCAGAGACCATATACGAGTGGGcttgtatcttaaaggctattggctgaaggagaatGTGCTCCTACAGCAACAGTCTCTTGTTTCCTatgggaacaaaagcaaaacctcttttcaaaagcattttttagccgggcagtggtggcgcacacctttaatcccagcactcaggaggcagaggcaggtggatctctgtgagtttgaggccagactgggctacaagagctagttccaggacaggctccaaagctacagagaaaccttgtttcaaaaaacttaaaaaaaaaaaaaagcatttttaacttccatttgacaaatacatattttgacccccattttaaagttaagattgCCCTAAAGTATCTAGATtagtattaataattaatatacaatacccccacacacacacacaaccttgaATAACATTCAAACACTTGGCTTGGTGCTTAGTTAGAATCTGAgtccttgatttaatttttttaaaaaagtgtttctctgtgtagccttggctatcctgggacttgctctgtagaccagggtagtcttgaactcacaaagattgtctgcctctgcctcccaactgttgagattaaaggtatgagtcACTACCACTAGCTTAATGAAAGGGTTTTTTAAAGGATGCACTTGAAATACCTAACTCCACAGTTGGAAGCTTGGTAAACACTCACTGAAGCTTGGCCTTACTTTGTCTAACAacaatcttcttttctttttaggccTACCACCAACCTTACTGGAGCTTCATttagattttaataaaatttcaactGTGGAACTTGAAGATTTTAAACGATACAAAGAACTACAAAggtaaaaattctcaaaaaattttcACTGAAACATGGTAGTATATACGACCAAAGCATTTAAGAAGTTTTTCGAGAATGTACAGTGATCCTACTAAAAAGAGTGTAAAGCGAAAACAAGGAGAGAACCACGGCTCATATCCTACATAGGGTTGTGGGGGTTTCAACATACTTTTATCAAATCTAACCACAATACATTTTATATCACCTATAGGCTGGGTCTTGGAAACAACAGAATCACAGATATTGAAAATGGAAGTTTTGCTAATATACCACGTGTGAGAGAGATACACTTGGAAcacaataaactaaaaaaaatcccttcaggATTACAAGAGTTGAAATACCTCCAGGTAAAACATTCTACTTGTGTTTGGTAGAAATGGGCATTTGAGTTTGTGTAGGACACACCAGTGTATTTCAATCAAAGATCCAGTGAGCAACAAGAAAACTGTGGACATAATAACGCCAGCGGTATGAGTAGGAGAGTGTGAGGAGAATACTTTCTTACAAAGATACCACTCAGGAAGAATACGACCCCCCATCCACCTCACTGAAACTATTGAGGTCACTGTTTACCAAGCAAACTTCAAGCTGTTGAAGTTTCTCAAGCCACGACACTAAGCATAACCATCTGTTCCTTTTGTTCTATAAACATTCCACAAGGCAAAGCAAGAGGATTAGGATCCAGGTGCTAGGTTAGAAGTGGGTATACAGGTTAAACATTCACACAGAGAATGAAATTAACAGAAAATCACTATTTGGAGCAGGTAttaagttttatttctgttgctgcaatatgAAGTTATTGGTTTTTTACTCTTGAGCTTTGTACTCTTTTGGTCTTTTGGTTTTTGGGAGACCCgtcacctagctcccaaataaatacacacaatggaggcttattattatttataaatgcccggccttagcttgttttgtttcttgccagcttttcttaaattaaccttttgcctctgggcttttccttttcttacttctgtacatcttactttcactcttactccatggctggctgggtggcccTGGCgccttcctctccttgttctatcttgctcccgcttcttcccagatttctcctactCATTCTCTGCTTGTCAGCCCCATTAGTTCTTTCTCCtgttgttcagctctttattagtccataaggtgttttaaacaggcaaagaatcacagcttcacagagtcaaacaaatgcagcataaacaaaagtgacACACCTTACAATAATTTTCTACAACAACACACTATGAAcaaggtaacttttttttttcgagacagggtttttctgtagctttggagcctgtcctggactagctcttgtagaccaggctggcctcgaactcgcagagatatgcctgcctctgcctcctgagtgctgggattaaaggtgtgcgccaccaccacccggatgaacaaggttaatttttaaaagagttacTTGGGCTTATGGTGCCACTGGCTAGAGTCTATAATGGTAGAATTAACCCATGGCAATGGGTGGCTGAAGCAGTAACTCAGAGCTCATTTTCTGAtctacaagcaggaggcagagtaCACTGGGAATGGTGGGAGTCTTTTGAATTCTCAAAGCCCTCTCAGTAACACACTTGCAACAAGTCAATACCTTTCACTCTACTCCGTGGCTGGCTAATCTTCCCAAACATTTGCACCAactattcaaacatatgagcctttatggaccattctcatccaaactacTACAGAGCTTCATAATGGGCAAGAGATATAGTTCAGTAGTAGACTGCTTACATAGAATGTGTGAAGCAATGGATTCAATTCTCTGCACCCTAACACTCTCTATGAAGCTCACATTTTGTCCTCTGTTGGCACAAGTCACCAAAAAAGAAGACAGTATTTTACACGTAATTCTAGAACTTTTAGTTTTCCTAATCTAATCTGTGGccatcagataaaaaaaaaaaaatccctatttcAACTGggtaatggtggtgcatgcctttaatcccagcagctgggtggcagaggcaggcggatctctgtgagttagaggtcagcctcatctacagagtaaattccacgACAGTCAGGACGatactctgtcttgaaaagccaaagccaaaaccaaaaaccaaaaaaaaaaaaaagaaaaaaaaatggttccgAATTTCACTTCAATCCGTTTTCCCCAAGGCTTCCTTTCCTTACTGTGCAaagacagccccccccccccaagtagcaaaacaaaataagtaagaaCTGATTACTACTTgtattaaatttttgttgttccTTTTGAGGTAGGCTCGCATTATGTAGTCCAAATTGGTCTCACACTCACTATgtagtataattttttaaatccataatcttcctgcttcattcAACCTCTTGAATgtcaagattacaggtgtgtaccaccatgcccagactttttcctatttttaaacacattttgtTCACTGCATTCTGGAGACTCTAGCACTAAGAGAATGGACTATGTatagctgtggatttctgcacCCACAAGCATAGTCCACTTTGCTCAAGCCATGCCCCATCCCCATCTCCTTATCTGCAATTCTGCACTGCAACCTGGATATCCTTCATCCATCTactttttttgattgtttgtttgttttgtttttcgaggcagggtttctctgtagctttggagcctgttttggaactcactctgtagaccaggctggcctcgaactcactgaaatctgcctgcctttgcctcccaagggctgggattaacggcggcgccaccaccgcccagttcaTCCATCTACTTTTTACATGCTGCTTTTGTTAGCATTTCACAGTGGACaaaattttaatatagaaaagaaCACAAGTcacaaatgataataaataatctGCAAAGTAAACAAATCCACATCTACCTTGGTTACTCTCATTGAGCTACTGCTGTAAATAATACCTTGCTATGATACTGAGCAGTGGgagaaataaagaggaaacaTAAAAACTATGTTTCACAAAACCCAAGACTGATATAGAACAGAAGAGAGTTGAAGACCATGCATAGATGTTTTAGACAATGTCTGCCCATGATTTTCATGACCAGGTTCAGATTAATCTTGGCAGATTCTATTAAGTAATAGGAATAAATATTCCAGTATTGGCAGCAACGGTTTTTAATATGGCATGGTAGAGACTACACATATGaagtggaagaaggagaaggaaaaagcaaaTTAGCTAAGATAACCAGACAATAAATATATTCTGGATGGTGACACAAGTTCTCTGTGACTAAGTTCTCCCCCAAACACTTGCATAATACCTAAACTTGACTTGGTATGACCAGTATTCAACATCtataaatgaatatactttcataTCAATGTAAAGGACACAGAggagaccaggcagtagtggtgcaggcctttagtcccagcattctggaggcagaggcaggctgatctctgaatttgaggacagtctggtggacagaatgagttccagaacagctagggctgcacagaaaaacgTTGTTcgaaaagcaaaaacacaaacttatttatttgttaataaaacaCATTCCATTTATATTTACTAGGCacttaaaattcattcttttccaaagaaaaaccagtccacagttcacaaccccagagaacctagacaacaaagagtaccctaagagagacatacatggatctatataggaagaaaaaaaaaatgccgggcggtggtggcgcacgcctttaatcccagcactcgggaggcagaggcaggcggatctctgggagttcgaggccagcctggtctacaagagctagttccaggacaggcaccaaagctacagagaaaccctgtctcgaaaaaccaaaaaaaaaaaaaaaaaagacaagctctcctgagtaaactgggagtgtaGGGATCATGGGAGGGGGtaaaatgggaaggaagaggaagggaggggagtagataaaaatatatagctcaataaataaataaaattctttccttACCCACAACAGATAATCTTCCTTCATTATAATTCAATTACGAAAGTGGGGGTGAATGACTTCTGTCCAACAGTGCCAAAGATGAAGAAATCGTTGTACAGTGCAATAAGTCTATTCAACAACCCAGTGAAGTACTGGGAAATACAACCTGCAACATTCCGTTGTGTTCTCAGCAGAATGAGTGTTCAGCTTGGGAATGTTGGAAAATAATCATTAATGATGTCTATTGAATATAAGATTCAAAATGTATTCATTTGGAATACTTGAACTGTACTAATAATGGTAGTATGTTATAAATAAGCAAAACTCTATTCCATATGGTCAATGACAAAAAATTTCAGCAGAATTTTGCCCAACCATCAATATTCAGAATAAACCTCTATTGCAGTGTCACTTTGCACATGAGTGGTTCTGTATAACTCTTTTGCTTGAACATTCTTTTCCCAGCAACGAAAAGATGGATATTCCGTATTTAACCCTTCATTATCAAGTGTATTAAACAGAACTGTACT is a window of Chionomys nivalis chromosome 13, mChiNiv1.1, whole genome shotgun sequence DNA encoding:
- the Aspn gene encoding asporin, which gives rise to MKEYMMLLLLAVCSAKPFSSPSHTELKNMMLKDMEDTDDDDDNNSLFPTKEPVNPFFPFDLFPTCPFGCQCYSRVVHCSDLGLTSVPSNIPFDTRMVDLQNNKIKEIKENDFRGLTSLYALILNNNKLTKIHPKTFLTTKKLRRLYLSHNQLSEIPLNLPKSLAELRIHDNKVKKIQKDTFKGMNALHVLEMSANPLDNNGIEPGAFEGVTVFHIRIAEAKLTSIPKGLPPTLLELHLDFNKISTVELEDFKRYKELQRLGLGNNRITDIENGSFANIPRVREIHLEHNKLKKIPSGLQELKYLQIIFLHYNSITKVGVNDFCPTVPKMKKSLYSAISLFNNPVKYWEIQPATFRCVLSRMSVQLGNVGK